Part of the Deinococcus reticulitermitis genome is shown below.
CCGTGGTCGCGCCGCCCTGCGTCAGCGTGCCGGCAGGCAGGTCGAGGGCCGAAGCGCTGATCGCTCCCGTCACCCGCGCCGGGCTGAGGTCGAAACTCTGGAGCCGCGCGGGGTCGAGCAGCACCTGCACCTGCCGCGCCGGCCCGCCTGAGATCGCCACGTCGGCCACGCCGCTGACCCGCTGGAGAATCGGCAGCAGCGTGTCCTCGGCGTAGGCGTTCACGGCGCTCGGGCGGGCGCTGCCGCCGAGCAGGGCGAGCGTCAGGATCGGGGTCGCGTTGGGGTCGAACTTCTGCACGACCGGCGCCTCCGAGCCGCTCGGCAAGGCCCCCCGGATCGCCGCGACCGCCTGCGAGACCGAGTTGGCCGCCGAGTCGATGTTGGTGTCGTCGCTGAAGGTGATCACGACCGCCGACTGGTTGCTCACCGAGGTCGTGTTGATGTCGACCACGCCCGCGAGGGTGCTCACCGAGTCCTCGATGCGGCGGCTCACCTCGCGGTCCACCTGATCGGGGTTGGCGCCGGGGTAGGCCGTGCTCACCGCGAGCACCGGCACCTCGAAATTGGGCAGCAGCTCCACCCCGAGCCGGAAGGTGGCGACCAGCCCGAGCAGCACCACCATCACAAAGATGCCGATGGAAAAGACGTAGTTCTTGACGCTGAAGCGCACGATGGGGTGAATCTGCGGCTCCGGCGTGCCGTCGGGCAGTGTGGCGCCGGGCCTGGACTCGAAGTCGGCGGATTCGTGGGTGCTCACGGCCTGACCTCCACCCGCGCGCCGTCTTGCAAGCTGGCGGGCAGCGGATCGATCACCCGCGCGCCGGCCTCGATGCCGCTCACCGCTATGCGGCTCCCGGACTCGGCCACGACGCTCACGACCTGGCGCTGCGCCCGGCCCTGGGAGACCGTGTACACGGCGCTCTCTCCACCCTCGACCTGAAGGGCGGTGTTGGGAATCAGCAGGCCGTTGCCGAGCCGCACGCGGTAACTCGCCCGCGCCGCGCCGCCGATGGGCAGCGCCGAGCCGCCCTCCACGCGCGCGGTGACCGGCACGAGGCGGTTGCTGCCCGCGATGCCCGAGCTGTCCACGACGGTGCCGACATAGTTCTTGCCGCCGTAGCCCACGTTGAATTTCGCGCCCTCGGTCAGCGCGGCGGCGTCGGCGCTCGGCACGTTGAATTTCACGCGGATGGTTCCTGGATCGACCAGCCGGAAGACCGGACTGCCCTGCGCGGCGAACTCGCCGACCTCGACGCTGATGTCGGCCACCGTGCCGGCGAACGGCGCCCGCACGCGGGTGCGCGACAAGTTGGTCTGGGCCTGCTGCACGCTCGCCTCGGCGGTCTCGACCTGCACCCGTCCGAGCGGCACCG
Proteins encoded:
- a CDS encoding efflux RND transporter periplasmic adaptor subunit; this translates as MTPGRMGRRAAHTAGGLLLAGLLAGCAGGGKEATNDLDRAPPKTTTLQVRAVTAQTGTLTAQRSASATIEAGRDSQVAAQSGGTVEEILVPEGERVARGDVVVRLDDTAQRQALENARLQLRQAQISLDQTQNSAAQATTSLQAAVTSSEAALAQARQNAQSAETLYGLGGVSLADLQAARSQLAQAESQLAQARNQLAQNGRSAQSSVPLGRVQVETAEASVQQAQTNLSRTRVRAPFAGTVADISVEVGEFAAQGSPVFRLVDPGTIRVKFNVPSADAAALTEGAKFNVGYGGKNYVGTVVDSSGIAGSNRLVPVTARVEGGSALPIGGAARASYRVRLGNGLLIPNTALQVEGGESAVYTVSQGRAQRQVVSVVAESGSRIAVSGIEAGARVIDPLPASLQDGARVEVRP